The Gemella haemolysans genome includes a region encoding these proteins:
- a CDS encoding excalibur calcium-binding domain-containing protein — protein sequence MNKKRRLLSIVAVASLVAGIGEVASPQAQAVTFHSCKEAWNQGYGDIRVGEDGYSRHLDRDGDGIACEISKSNGQYKPRAQHAQHAQNGWVKSGGAWYYYKNGSAVRNAWAGNYWLGLDGRMVTNSWVDNNRYYVGSDGAWIKGYGNKSGWQKEGGSWYFYKNNSAVRNAWAGNYWLGSDGRMVTNSWVDNNRYYVGNDGAWIKGYGNKSGWQKEGGSWYFYKNNSAVRNAWAGNYWLGSDGRMVTNSWVDNNRYYVGNDGAWIKGYGNKSGWQKEGGSWYFYKNGSAVRNAWAGNYWLGSDGRMVTNRYVDGGRYYVGNDGAWVPSLPPISDLKDE from the coding sequence ATGAATAAAAAAAGAAGATTATTAAGTATTGTGGCGGTTGCGTCATTAGTAGCAGGTATAGGAGAAGTAGCAAGCCCGCAAGCACAAGCAGTTACATTCCATAGTTGTAAAGAAGCGTGGAATCAAGGATATGGAGATATTCGAGTAGGAGAAGATGGTTATTCAAGACATCTAGATAGAGATGGTGATGGAATAGCATGTGAAATCAGTAAATCAAATGGACAATATAAACCACGTGCTCAACACGCTCAACATGCTCAAAATGGTTGGGTAAAAAGCGGTGGTGCTTGGTACTACTATAAAAATGGATCAGCAGTAAGAAACGCATGGGCAGGGAACTACTGGTTAGGATTAGACGGAAGAATGGTAACAAACAGCTGGGTTGACAACAATCGTTACTACGTAGGAAGTGACGGAGCATGGATAAAAGGCTACGGAAATAAATCAGGATGGCAAAAAGAAGGAGGATCTTGGTATTTCTATAAAAATAACTCGGCAGTAAGAAATGCGTGGGCAGGAAACTACTGGCTGGGATCAGACGGAAGAATGGTAACAAATAGCTGGGTAGATAACAATCGTTACTACGTAGGAAATGACGGAGCATGGATAAAAGGCTACGGAAATAAATCAGGATGGCAAAAAGAAGGAGGATCTTGGTATTTCTATAAAAATAACTCAGCAGTAAGAAACGCATGGGCAGGAAACTACTGGTTAGGATCAGACGGAAGAATGGTAACAAATAGCTGGGTAGATAACAATCGTTACTACGTAGGAAATGACGGAGCATGGATAAAAGGTTACGGAAATAAATCAGGATGGCAAAAAGAAGGCGGATCTTGGTATTTCTATAAAAATGGATCAGCAGTAAGAAATGCATGGGCAGGAAATTACTGGCTAGGATCAGATGGAAGAATGGTAACTAATAGATATGTGGATGGTGGCCGTTATTATGTAGGAAATGATGGAGCATGGGTTCCATCGCTTCCACCTATAAGCGATTTGAAAGATGAATAG
- a CDS encoding ISL3 family transposase produces MSNFITNLLLIKDQNITMDDKLDLINVDGQDTFVFHGTLSYNPKCCTNCGCIKEGNNIVKNGFTDPLKVALLKISECPTYLRLKKQRFKCKECNSKFCAETLFVQKHCSISKNLIFHIMKNLSKTISFKDIAELSNVSVSTVVRVMKSCREAVEIKTHSNLPEHLCFDEIKSTKDSKNGMSFVFLDAKTHDFIDIVDGRTQHILKQYFMRYPRKVRKKVKTICIDIYPPYMNMIREMFPNAKIIIDRFHMVQNINRELNKARIKLMNQYKNKKSSTYTILKNFWKVILEDRDKVNSTKTFYSRSFKRYVTRKEVLDYILAIDDEFTPSYERVHEIREAIKAKDSVELEKYIDMDTRGLSKGVSKAINTMKKHKEYMLNAVKYKYSNGPLEGFNNKIKLLKRVSYGYSSFSNFRLRILIMSRLFVSEYKNNVKLKENKKKSKQQNAA; encoded by the coding sequence ATGTCTAATTTTATCACAAATTTACTATTAATAAAAGACCAAAATATAACTATGGATGATAAACTTGATTTAATTAATGTAGACGGTCAAGATACATTCGTATTTCATGGGACTTTATCATACAATCCAAAGTGTTGTACAAACTGTGGTTGTATAAAAGAAGGAAATAATATAGTTAAAAATGGATTCACAGATCCATTAAAAGTAGCTTTATTAAAGATATCAGAATGCCCTACATATCTACGATTAAAGAAACAACGCTTTAAATGTAAAGAATGTAATTCTAAGTTTTGTGCTGAAACATTATTTGTACAAAAACACTGCAGTATATCTAAAAATCTTATATTTCACATTATGAAGAATCTTTCTAAGACAATATCATTTAAAGATATAGCTGAATTAAGTAATGTATCAGTATCTACAGTAGTAAGAGTAATGAAATCATGTAGAGAAGCCGTAGAAATTAAGACTCATTCAAACCTACCAGAACACCTATGTTTTGATGAGATAAAGTCAACTAAAGACAGTAAAAATGGAATGAGCTTCGTATTCTTAGATGCTAAAACACATGATTTTATAGATATTGTAGATGGAAGAACTCAACATATATTAAAACAGTACTTTATGAGATATCCAAGGAAAGTAAGAAAGAAAGTAAAAACAATCTGTATAGATATTTACCCTCCTTATATGAATATGATTAGAGAGATGTTTCCTAACGCTAAAATAATTATAGATAGATTCCATATGGTACAAAATATTAATAGAGAATTAAATAAAGCTAGAATAAAACTAATGAACCAATATAAGAATAAAAAAAGTTCTACTTACACTATTTTAAAGAACTTCTGGAAAGTAATATTAGAAGATAGAGATAAAGTAAATTCAACAAAAACATTCTATTCTAGAAGCTTTAAACGCTATGTAACTAGAAAAGAAGTATTAGATTATATATTAGCTATAGATGATGAATTTACACCTAGCTATGAGAGAGTGCATGAGATAAGAGAAGCTATTAAGGCTAAAGATTCTGTAGAATTAGAGAAGTATATAGATATGGATACTAGAGGATTATCTAAAGGTGTATCTAAAGCTATAAATACTATGAAAAAGCACAAAGAGTATATGCTTAATGCTGTTAAATATAAGTATTCTAATGGTCCATTAGAAGGATTTAATAATAAAATAAAACTACTAAAGAGAGTATCTTATGGATATTCTAGCTTTAGTAATTTCAGATTACGCATTTTAATTATGTCTAGATTATTTGTTTCTGAGTATAAAAATAATGTCAAACTTAAAGAAAACAAGAAAAAATCTAAGCAGCAAAATGCTGCCTAG
- a CDS encoding DegT/DnrJ/EryC1/StrS family aminotransferase has translation MKKYNIPFSPPDISEEEINEVIDTLKSGWITTGPKTKELERRLSEFTDTPKTVCLNSATAALELTLRVLGIGEGDEVIVPAMTYTASCSVIYHVGAKAVIVDIAEDSHEMDYDVLADAITENTKAIIPVDLAGIPCDYDKIFEVVESKKHLFKANSEYQEKLGRVAVVADGAHALGSTYKGKKIGSVADFTTFSFHAVKNFTTAEGGSVTWKENENFDNEELYREYQIYSLHGQTKDALAKTKAGSWEYDIVIPGYKCNLTDIAASIGVVQLDRYPKLLERRENIISQYNKGFEGTRITALSHNSEDYKSCGHLYITHVEGATFEQRGEIIVKMAERGISCNVHYKPLPLLTAYKNLGFDIENYPNAYNYYVKEITLPLHTRLSDEDVAVIIENFKEIVEEVVGE, from the coding sequence ATGAAAAAATATAATATACCATTTTCTCCACCAGATATTAGTGAAGAAGAAATAAATGAAGTAATAGATACTTTAAAATCAGGTTGGATTACAACAGGACCTAAGACAAAAGAATTAGAAAGAAGACTATCAGAATTTACGGATACACCGAAAACTGTTTGTCTAAATTCTGCAACTGCAGCGTTAGAATTAACATTACGTGTTCTGGGTATTGGTGAAGGTGATGAGGTTATCGTTCCTGCGATGACTTACACAGCTTCTTGTAGTGTGATTTATCACGTTGGAGCGAAGGCTGTTATTGTTGATATCGCTGAAGATAGTCACGAAATGGATTATGATGTTTTAGCTGATGCTATTACTGAGAATACTAAAGCTATTATTCCTGTTGATTTAGCAGGTATTCCATGTGATTATGACAAAATTTTCGAAGTTGTTGAAAGCAAGAAACACTTATTCAAAGCTAATAGCGAATATCAAGAAAAACTTGGTAGAGTAGCTGTTGTAGCCGATGGAGCGCATGCTTTAGGAAGTACTTATAAAGGTAAGAAAATTGGTTCTGTAGCTGACTTTACTACATTTTCATTCCACGCTGTGAAAAACTTCACTACTGCTGAAGGTGGAAGCGTGACTTGGAAAGAAAATGAAAACTTTGATAATGAAGAATTATATAGAGAATATCAAATATATTCTCTTCATGGGCAAACTAAAGACGCGTTAGCTAAAACCAAAGCAGGGTCATGGGAATATGATATTGTTATCCCTGGATATAAATGTAACTTAACTGATATTGCGGCATCTATTGGAGTAGTTCAATTAGATCGTTATCCTAAACTTTTAGAACGTCGTGAGAATATTATTAGTCAGTACAATAAAGGATTCGAAGGGACAAGAATTACAGCTCTAAGTCACAATTCAGAAGATTATAAATCTTGTGGACACCTGTATATAACTCATGTTGAAGGTGCTACATTTGAACAACGTGGTGAAATAATTGTAAAAATGGCAGAGCGAGGAATTAGTTGTAATGTTCACTATAAACCACTACCGTTATTAACTGCGTATAAAAACTTAGGATTTGATATTGAAAACTATCCTAATGCGTATAATTACTATGTAAAAGAAATAACATTACCTCTACACACTAGACTTAGTGATGAAGATGTAGCTGTTATTATTGAAAACTTCAAAGAAATAGTCGAGGAGGTAGTAGGTGAGTAG
- a CDS encoding glycosyltransferase family 2 protein, whose product MDERISVIVPVYNVEQYLERCVDSIINQTYKNLEIILVNDGSTDNSGQLCDELAKKDSRIRVIHKENGGLSDARNVGINEAKSDLIGFIDSDDYIDEDMYEVLMNNLKDANADLSMCGHYDVYNNVPEAQVADKKIWELSSKDAIKMVMEAKILSVTAVNKLYKKSLFSDLKFEIGKIAEDAFIMIKLLDKCNVVVATNEKKYYYVHRENSITTQKFSTKFLNVIEAYEQNRKIILEKYPELQDVAQMRMNWAYFYVLDRLLLDKEYNDKKLENKLISYLKNHSRDILKNSLFTKGRKIGFVALLLNRNLYRKIIEKRGY is encoded by the coding sequence ATGGACGAAAGAATTAGTGTAATAGTACCGGTATACAATGTAGAACAATACTTAGAGCGCTGTGTTGACTCAATAATCAATCAAACATATAAAAACTTAGAAATTATTTTAGTCAATGATGGATCTACTGATAACAGTGGACAACTTTGTGATGAACTTGCTAAGAAAGATTCTAGAATAAGGGTAATTCATAAGGAAAATGGTGGTTTATCTGACGCGAGGAATGTCGGTATAAATGAAGCAAAATCTGATTTAATCGGTTTTATAGATAGTGATGATTACATAGATGAAGATATGTATGAAGTATTGATGAATAATCTAAAAGATGCAAACGCTGATTTATCTATGTGTGGACACTACGATGTTTATAATAATGTTCCTGAAGCACAAGTTGCTGATAAGAAAATATGGGAACTTAGTTCTAAAGATGCCATTAAAATGGTTATGGAAGCAAAGATATTATCAGTTACAGCTGTTAATAAATTATATAAAAAGAGTTTATTTTCAGATTTGAAATTTGAAATTGGTAAAATTGCTGAAGATGCATTTATTATGATAAAACTTCTTGATAAATGTAATGTAGTAGTAGCAACAAATGAGAAAAAATATTACTATGTTCATAGAGAAAATAGTATTACTACTCAGAAATTTTCAACTAAGTTTTTAAATGTAATAGAAGCTTATGAACAAAATAGAAAGATTATTTTAGAAAAGTATCCAGAATTACAAGATGTGGCTCAGATGAGAATGAATTGGGCATATTTCTATGTGTTGGATAGATTATTGTTAGATAAGGAATACAACGATAAAAAATTAGAAAACAAGTTAATATCGTATTTAAAAAATCATAGTAGGGATATACTAAAAAATTCATTATTTACAAAAGGTAGAAAAATTGGATTTGTTGCCTTATTATTGAATAGGAATCTATATAGAAAAATAATAGAGAAGAGAGGATATTAA
- a CDS encoding acyltransferase family protein, with protein MSNKRIKYIDMLKAFCIILVIAGHMGYTPAKVKLLLYVFHIPLFFFLSGMTLNVEKYDSIVQFFSKKFKAIVIPCFLMNISIFFIKSVILQPQLILKIDILYFIKALILADRMHMYYQLWFLNVLFLAELICYFAIKYSDKLYKYAIVFIVLILCGSLGQKLYAMEFWLIWSFDLVPYASIFILSGYILRKNLSSVQNYFKKLYFIPVLAVSVVCGVYNTRVDLYYQQINSTFLYFVAAFFGIWASLIFFVNIPSLYILEKIGGNTLIYYAYHSPIVLFILDIIMEQVSSKYTGIFFSNYIIAIVELLLAIILCELIARIINKNFPFLIGKSFKTT; from the coding sequence GTGAGTAATAAGAGAATCAAATATATAGATATGTTGAAGGCGTTCTGTATAATATTAGTAATTGCAGGACATATGGGATACACTCCTGCAAAAGTAAAATTATTATTGTATGTTTTTCATATACCTTTATTCTTCTTTTTATCTGGAATGACATTAAATGTTGAAAAGTATGATTCTATCGTTCAATTTTTTTCTAAAAAATTTAAGGCGATAGTTATTCCGTGTTTTCTAATGAATATTTCTATATTTTTTATTAAATCCGTTATTTTACAACCGCAACTTATATTAAAGATAGATATCTTATATTTCATAAAAGCATTAATTTTAGCTGATAGAATGCATATGTATTATCAACTATGGTTTTTAAATGTGTTATTTTTAGCGGAACTAATTTGTTATTTTGCGATAAAATATAGTGATAAATTGTATAAATATGCAATTGTATTTATTGTTCTTATTCTGTGTGGTAGTTTAGGACAGAAATTATACGCGATGGAATTTTGGTTAATCTGGAGTTTTGATCTTGTACCGTATGCATCAATATTTATTTTATCTGGTTATATATTGAGAAAAAATCTGTCTAGTGTACAGAACTATTTTAAGAAACTATATTTCATACCGGTGCTAGCAGTTAGCGTAGTGTGTGGTGTGTATAATACAAGAGTAGATTTATATTATCAACAGATTAATTCAACTTTCTTGTATTTTGTTGCTGCTTTCTTTGGTATATGGGCAAGTTTAATATTTTTTGTAAATATACCTAGTTTATATATTCTAGAGAAAATTGGAGGGAATACATTAATTTATTACGCATACCATTCTCCGATAGTATTATTTATTCTTGATATAATTATGGAGCAAGTATCTAGTAAATATACAGGAATATTTTTCAGTAACTATATTATAGCTATTGTCGAATTACTCTTAGCTATAATACTATGTGAATTAATAGCACGTATAATTAATAAAAATTTTCCGTTTCTTATTGGAAAATCATTTAAGACAACCTAA
- a CDS encoding LicD family protein, translated as MLKLIEKNYFKINLAFILIVAVYCMCGLIVPLQFISANKIVAGGMTLLGILLATYNLFIKKVYLKIKTIEYLLLFFAFNIITSILVISYGYSTNIKNTLIFYIYFLTVFPIFTGITREESKKLYNYFFYTVTVLNTFGVLVSLIQFVLLKGYRVHDYKGLYIRQGFVESRLFGILASPNFLSLVSLIVIIFLVSKICDFKKSYRYIASSTIVLNFIYIVLSGSRTAFICMFLASVIYSIVMFYRKGNAKSLLKVVMAIVVVLFSYKAVNFTSEQYLKYNKERLEAQDKKLVNKDNNLSLERTDTSEENISNNRFAIWKSTASFVPKKPIFGYSGGNWYEIGKKTNPDEYIIREHYLTHNGYLEILFYNGIAGFISMGIFVLSFFTSMVKRLIKDKKEDLVNKDLLSMIMILVVILVSNLFLSSTFYGISLLGIILFLMAGYNYSIVSTDRSNFKKLDANEIKEVELGVMDYIHNICQKKGINYSLAYGSLLGAVRHKGFIPWDDDVDIALKRDEYDSLYQAILEDNDSVYKVVSWENDSRYPYPFYRVYDSRTVYENNYIQNDIELGICVDVFPFDNYKDINKEVTKLDMYRRLSVYTLYGIRNKEVGIKNIIRYVLLVVFRLTSVKSWNRKLNAYSTIDSKSEFIDYLMESKKYSTKIDAKALDEVVECKFEDRMYNIPKEYDHILTTIYGDDYMEIPPVEKRIQHDDFVAYIKKEK; from the coding sequence ATGTTAAAACTAATAGAAAAAAATTATTTTAAAATAAATCTGGCATTTATTTTAATAGTTGCTGTTTATTGTATGTGTGGTCTAATAGTACCATTACAATTTATATCAGCAAATAAAATTGTTGCGGGAGGAATGACGTTACTTGGAATTCTTTTAGCGACGTATAATTTATTCATAAAAAAAGTGTATCTGAAAATAAAAACAATAGAATACTTATTACTATTTTTTGCTTTTAATATAATTACTAGCATTCTAGTGATATCGTATGGATATTCTACAAATATTAAAAATACGTTAATATTTTATATTTATTTCTTAACAGTATTCCCTATATTTACAGGAATCACTAGAGAAGAGAGTAAAAAATTATATAATTACTTTTTCTATACAGTTACTGTACTTAATACTTTTGGAGTATTAGTTTCATTAATTCAATTTGTATTATTGAAAGGTTACAGAGTACATGACTACAAAGGGTTGTATATTAGACAAGGATTTGTAGAGTCTAGATTATTTGGTATTTTAGCAAGTCCAAACTTTTTATCATTAGTTTCTTTAATTGTAATTATATTTTTAGTGTCAAAAATATGTGATTTCAAGAAAAGTTATAGATATATAGCTTCATCAACTATTGTATTGAATTTTATTTATATTGTTTTATCTGGTTCAAGAACAGCATTTATCTGCATGTTCTTAGCATCAGTTATTTATTCAATAGTAATGTTTTATCGAAAAGGAAATGCTAAATCACTGTTAAAAGTAGTTATGGCAATTGTAGTTGTATTATTCAGTTATAAAGCTGTTAATTTCACTAGTGAGCAATATTTAAAATACAACAAAGAAAGGTTAGAAGCCCAAGATAAAAAGTTAGTAAATAAAGATAACAATCTTTCTTTAGAAAGAACTGATACAAGCGAAGAGAATATTTCTAATAACAGGTTCGCAATTTGGAAATCTACAGCATCTTTCGTACCTAAAAAACCTATTTTTGGTTACTCAGGTGGGAACTGGTATGAAATAGGTAAAAAGACTAATCCAGATGAGTATATAATAAGAGAACACTATCTTACTCATAATGGATATTTAGAAATTTTATTTTACAATGGAATTGCAGGATTTATCTCGATGGGAATATTTGTATTATCATTTTTCACATCAATGGTAAAACGACTAATTAAAGATAAAAAAGAAGACTTAGTTAATAAAGATTTATTATCAATGATTATGATATTGGTGGTAATTTTAGTATCTAATTTATTCTTAAGTTCTACATTTTATGGTATTTCATTATTAGGTATTATTCTATTCTTAATGGCAGGATATAACTATTCTATAGTGAGTACTGACAGGAGTAATTTCAAAAAATTAGATGCGAATGAAATTAAAGAGGTAGAATTAGGTGTTATGGACTATATTCATAATATCTGTCAGAAAAAAGGGATCAATTATTCTTTAGCTTATGGAAGTTTACTAGGTGCAGTAAGACACAAAGGGTTTATTCCTTGGGACGACGATGTTGATATTGCATTAAAGAGAGATGAGTATGATAGTTTATACCAAGCAATATTAGAGGATAATGATAGTGTTTATAAAGTTGTTTCATGGGAAAATGATTCTAGATATCCTTATCCGTTTTATAGAGTATATGATAGTAGAACTGTCTATGAGAATAATTATATACAAAATGATATAGAATTAGGAATCTGTGTGGATGTATTTCCTTTTGATAACTATAAAGATATAAACAAAGAAGTTACTAAATTAGATATGTATCGCCGACTTTCTGTATATACTTTGTATGGTATAAGAAACAAAGAAGTGGGTATTAAGAATATCATTCGCTATGTATTATTAGTAGTATTTAGATTAACTAGTGTAAAAAGTTGGAATAGAAAACTTAACGCTTATTCTACAATTGATAGTAAAAGTGAATTTATCGATTACCTGATGGAATCTAAAAAATACAGCACAAAGATAGATGCTAAGGCTTTAGATGAAGTAGTTGAATGTAAATTTGAAGATAGAATGTATAATATTCCAAAAGAATATGATCATATTCTTACTACAATTTACGGTGATGATTATATGGAAATACCACCAGTAGAAAAAAGAATACAACATGATGATTTTGTAGCGTATATAAAAAAGGAGAAGTAA
- a CDS encoding LicD family protein translates to MLQWLKRSLASFLGDKKDVVKNLPLIKKLNEKANIELDSKRSNLLKENFEEILNVVYGSDLKDYNIWLDFGTLLGYYRENDFISHDLDMDFGVQVSSFEEFEVIEKHLINNGFNRTKEFYFNKNLVELSYSYKGLNVDFIIYKKENDKVSSDTIFFMTNALGNPTRYEVYHYEIPFLGLKECDFKGMKVKVPDNTQEYLRTLYGEDFETPNTNYNWKENPIYKLGAAELAEVILHKGK, encoded by the coding sequence ATGTTGCAATGGCTCAAGAGAAGTTTAGCCAGTTTTTTAGGTGATAAAAAAGATGTGGTTAAAAATCTCCCTTTAATAAAAAAATTAAATGAGAAAGCTAATATTGAATTAGATTCTAAAAGAAGTAATTTGTTAAAAGAAAACTTTGAGGAAATTCTGAATGTAGTTTATGGTTCTGATTTGAAGGATTATAATATTTGGTTAGACTTTGGAACATTATTAGGTTACTACCGAGAAAATGATTTTATAAGTCATGATTTAGATATGGATTTTGGAGTTCAAGTTTCAAGTTTTGAAGAATTTGAAGTGATAGAAAAACATCTTATTAATAATGGTTTTAACAGAACAAAAGAATTCTATTTTAATAAAAATTTAGTTGAATTATCTTATAGTTATAAAGGACTCAATGTAGATTTCATCATCTATAAGAAGGAAAATGATAAAGTATCTTCTGATACAATATTTTTCATGACAAATGCATTAGGAAATCCTACTCGTTATGAGGTGTATCACTATGAAATTCCATTTTTAGGTCTAAAAGAATGTGATTTCAAAGGTATGAAAGTAAAGGTTCCTGATAATACACAGGAGTATCTAAGAACTTTATATGGAGAAGATTTTGAAACACCAAATACTAATTATAATTGGAAAGAGAATCCAATTTATAAGCTGGGAGCTGCAGAGTTAGCTGAGGTTATTTTACATAAAGGAAAGTAA
- a CDS encoding LicD family protein: protein MSSLKEIQNKSLEMAEYFVEFCKEHNLLCYLCGGGAIGGLRNKGFIPWDDDLDFFMPRKDYEKLPELWRKYAKEQYFLSKSDSNFVDRNLFITIRDRETTCIKPYQQDLDMPHGLALDVIPLDYYPKNEADRKKQVRWALIYSLFCAQTIPEKHGAIMKWGSTILLGLTPGKLRYKIWKKAEKEMTKYTLEESDGITELCTGPGYMKKKYPIEAFEDNIFIDFENTKMPIPVGYDIYLKTAFGDYMTPPPKEKQVPHHDSVIADMENSYLKYKGEYYGRKN from the coding sequence GTGAGTAGTTTAAAAGAAATACAGAATAAAAGCTTAGAGATGGCTGAATATTTTGTAGAATTTTGTAAAGAACATAACTTACTTTGTTATCTTTGTGGTGGTGGAGCTATCGGTGGTCTAAGGAATAAAGGATTTATCCCTTGGGATGATGATTTAGATTTTTTCATGCCTAGAAAAGATTATGAAAAACTTCCAGAACTTTGGAGAAAGTATGCCAAAGAACAATATTTCTTATCAAAAAGTGATAGTAACTTTGTCGATAGAAATTTATTTATTACGATTCGTGATAGAGAAACAACATGTATAAAACCATATCAGCAAGATTTAGATATGCCACATGGTTTAGCGTTAGATGTTATTCCTTTGGATTATTATCCTAAAAATGAAGCGGATAGAAAAAAACAAGTTCGTTGGGCATTGATTTATTCACTATTCTGTGCTCAAACTATCCCGGAAAAACATGGAGCAATTATGAAATGGGGTAGTACTATACTGTTAGGTTTAACACCTGGAAAATTACGTTATAAAATTTGGAAAAAAGCTGAAAAAGAAATGACGAAATACACTCTAGAAGAGAGTGATGGAATAACAGAACTTTGTACAGGTCCTGGATATATGAAGAAAAAATATCCGATTGAAGCATTTGAAGATAATATTTTTATAGATTTTGAGAATACTAAAATGCCAATACCTGTGGGATATGATATTTATCTGAAAACAGCATTTGGTGATTATATGACACCGCCACCGAAAGAAAAGCAAGTTCCACATCATGATTCGGTAATAGCGGATATGGAAAATAGTTATCTTAAGTATAAAGGGGAATATTATGGACGAAAGAATTAG
- a CDS encoding sugar transferase — protein sequence MNIDNRFETEAVKKYRASIEKKKISLFLKLLFDKVLALILLIPLSPIILGIAIWIKLDSEGPVFYRQERITTYGRTFRIFKFRTMVKDADKLGTAVTQQNDPRISKVGHKLRKLRLDELPQLINVLVGDMSFVGVRPEVAKYVNKYTDEMNATLLLPAGITSPASIEYKDEDEVIEKFKGSGRSVDEIYVEEILPDKMKYNLKYIEEFSVINDIKIMIRTALAVIK from the coding sequence ATGAACATTGATAATAGATTTGAAACGGAAGCGGTAAAAAAGTATAGAGCTTCGATAGAAAAGAAGAAGATATCTTTGTTTCTAAAATTACTTTTTGATAAGGTGCTGGCATTAATTTTGCTTATTCCTTTATCACCGATAATTTTAGGAATAGCTATCTGGATAAAACTTGATAGTGAAGGGCCTGTATTTTATAGACAGGAACGTATAACTACATATGGCAGAACTTTTAGAATCTTTAAGTTCAGAACTATGGTTAAAGATGCTGATAAGCTTGGGACAGCTGTTACTCAGCAAAATGATCCTCGTATAAGTAAGGTAGGACACAAGCTTCGTAAACTGCGTCTTGACGAACTTCCGCAACTTATCAACGTACTTGTAGGTGATATGAGTTTTGTTGGAGTAAGACCTGAAGTTGCGAAATATGTAAATAAATACACTGATGAAATGAATGCAACATTGCTACTTCCTGCAGGTATAACTTCTCCAGCGAGTATTGAATACAAAGACGAAGATGAAGTTATCGAGAAATTCAAAGGAAGCGGACGAAGTGTAGATGAAATCTATGTGGAGGAAATTCTTCCGGATAAGATGAAATATAACTTAAAGTATATTGAAGAATTCAGTGTTATAAATGATATTAAAATAATGATAAGAACTGCTTTAGCGGTAATTAAATAG